Part of the Cryptococcus neoformans var. grubii H99 chromosome 2, complete sequence genome is shown below.
gagaggatgaagaggaggatgagagggtTGATATTGATGTGGAGGCACCCATTGCCACCAAATCAGCGAATATCTCGAACGAGAAGAGTAAGACTAAGAGTAAGACCCCTGTTGCTGCAGTCGCAGCGGCGCAGGCGGACgagcaggaagaagatggggagaTTGCAGATTTGCTCCCTGCCAACGGCGTTAAAGCGTTCAAACAACGTGATCTTGTTGCTGAAGCGTTTGCGGGTGATAATGTCGTGGAGGACTTTGCGTCTGAAAAGGCTAGACAGATTGAGGCGGACGCTCCAAAGGTTGAAGATACCTCACTTCCTGGATGGGTAAGCTTCATATCCCTTTTGAAACAAAACCAAATTATTCTAGCTGGCTGACCAAAGAGAAATATTCTAGGGATCATGGGGCGGTAAGGGTGCGAAGAAGCGCAAGACCAATCCCAAATTCCTCGTTAAGACGGCCGGTATCGAGCCTACTGCCCGAAAGGACTTTGCACACTCCAATGTCATCATTaccgagaagaaggacagaaAGGCGTCTCAATTCCAGCTCAAGGACTTGCCCTATCCGTACACGAGCAAGGAGCAGTACGAGAAGAGCTTTGAGGTGCCGGTGGGTAGTGAATGGAATAGTAGGAGCGGGTTCCAGAGAGGCACTCTGCCCAGGGTTGTCAAAAAGGCAGGTTCGGCTCATGACAATGGATTCGTTCGAAAAGCTGACAAGTTTTGTAGCCTGGAGCCATTATCGAACCTGTCAGGAGGCTGTTCTAGGTTTCATATATTGTGTAATGTATTGTGCGCACTTATAACGTTTAGTATACATTCGTCGCGGTCGTTGTGGCAGGCGTTCGTGAGCTCTTAGCTATACGCAAGCTACACCCTCTCCCATCCGCCTCTTTTTCGGCCTGGACCATTTGGCGTCTCTCGTCCCTTGTAGTTTTACTACCAACACCACTAATCTGTCTAGGTATGCTTCAAGTCCGCTACTGACCGCGTCGTTTTCAAACTCGATTTATTACCACTTCCTCGTGTTCATCCGCAGTAGGCTGCGCACTCAATCTTGGCCTTGACCTTTCTCGTCAGTTGGGAAAACTGTTTGATGTGTAAGGTCACTAATTGTTCTCAACGCCGTCACTTGTTCTATACTCCCCTCTAGCGGTCGTTCGATATCAAAATTACCATACAGATCCGGCCCATATCATCCAGCAGTAGTAAAAGGATCCACAGTCTGAAATCGTATACTTTTGACAAGTTGCTCATTCCAGTACAAAGATAATACACACAGCCTGTCCGATGGATCAATGTAAAATGTTGAGAGTCTACCCTCCCATGGACAGTAGCCCGCTTTTGGATGGGCACGTTAGCTCGGTAACTGAAACGGGGGGGGGTTAGATTGATCCGAATTGAAAATCTTTTTGCAATGATTGAATACCGGTGAACTTATCTTCGATGGGATTGGTGTACTGGGAAGGCCTAGTGCGTCGATAAAGGGCACCAACATGAAATGCTCACGTTCCCTATTAAGGGGTGAACAATCCAACGCTTACCGAATTCTGCTTCGGTAATCCTCTTGCGTCGTGTACTGCATCCAACCGTATTTGGCCTGTCTTTTGAGAAGTGCCACATTAAACTTCGGGGAAATGCGCCATGGGTAGAAATTATGTATGGCATTATTTATCATAAGTTCCAAGCATCCTCAAGAAGGTTGCTAAAGAAGTGAATTGACTACTTACGAAACTTACCAATGCGCTAAACGAATGCCACCCAAATTGAATACTGCAGCGCAGGGATCTTTAAGGAGGTGGTCGGTTTCTCTTCGAGGGACCTTCTCATGGCTAAACGTCAAAGCTGCAAGGTCCGATGATTAAAAGCTCATGACGGGACACTGCAAATGGGTCTTTATACTTTGTGAGGACATTTGTACGTACTACATTTGTTAAGCCAAGCATATGTAAGTGAGAGATCGGAGTGATTATCATCCCTTGTATGAAGACGTTATAAGGAGACTCTTACACGCCTGAGGTCAAAATCCGAAAAACAAAAGTTAAAGTTGTGAGTTCCCCTTCAGCTCGTCCATACCCTCTACTGAGTTTGCTTGTCCTcaaatgaaggaagaagagccatGAGAAAATGTACCTTTTCCAGTCGGGTGACTCCGAGGAGTTGTGCAAACTGTAAAAATCCCCTATGCCTAATCCCCAAGCTAAGCCATAGATCttttgatgatgagatctcaaaaaaaaaaaaaaaaaatcataGAGGAATGACAACGCGGGAGATCAGTCCTTACCTTCCTTTTCGTTAAATTTTCGGGCTGACCAAAATCAGCGATATTATTGCCCAAGAATTACCCAAACCAGCTACATTCCGGCTTCACCGAACTTGGAACCTGAACGCTTATTGACATACCTGTATATGTATTCtgatatgcatgcataTACAACAACAGCTTTTTATGATAGATGACGACTCAGAGGTTGAGcgaaaagaggaagaatgtaGATATCAGAAGATGATAAGTCCGGAAGTAGGTGAAGAGACAAGAGCCCTAAAATCTGCCTCGTTTGTGATACCTGGGGCTCATAGACGATACCTAGTCTAAAAGATGGAGGCCTGAGGTTTCAAACGGATTATTGAGAAAGTCGACGGCTCGTCCATGTTTGAACGCTGAACGCCACATTGAAAATGACTGAATAATGAGTGGTTCGTtgctcttttcctttttccatctcatTATCCATTCTTCATACTAGCTGGCCCTTATCGCCGTTACAAATTACAATGCTTTCATGAGTGCTACTATGAGCCCATGGTCCGCAAAATATTGCTATATCAGGCCAAGAGGACGTTGATAGAAAGTGGCAGATTATTATAGTTTGGTGCTTGATGTGCCATGAGTACTAATAATCATGTACCATATAGTTCAATAATTGCTCGAGAGCCGCGCTGCTAATCGCACACTATACCGCGGCCTAGGGGTCGTATCATGGCAAGTTGAACGCACAACGCACAGACTTTCGTGTTCTGCACCATGAAACGCGTCGCATCAGATATCAAATGCTCCGCGCTCCATGAAGCATTGCGCACAGACCACCGCGAGCTATGCACCCGACGGGTATAAGAGGTAAAATTCTACAATCGGTAACATCAGCAAGGCAAAACAACATACGTAGTAACAGTGTAACAGTCGGAGACTCGACGAGAGCCTATCAGCCGGAAGTTCGTAGGGCCAAATGTCCAGTCATACACTATGTCCTATAGATACCACAGGCAGCGCACGTACACCCAGTTCACTACCATGAACACTCACCCATGCGAGGAAAAATGTAGACTTCGTTGATTGAATGCCGTTGACAtgagcaacaacaacattACCTTCCGTTTTGAAAGACTCGGGATCATTCGGGGATGTACGTACGTACATCAACGAGATCGGCAAAATTCGAGAGCTATCACTCTGTTCTCTCCCCATAACATTAACGGTGGGAACAGTGCGGGTTGCATACTTGCAGTGGGTCTGGATTGAGCAGAGATGCAAGTTGacgcgaagaagatgagacaAGAGAAGCTCTAGCTGGAAATTACCGAAAGCGGCAAATCAGCAAAAGAGTATGTCTGCCGATCAGCTGAGCTGTCTGGAATTCCCCTGATCTAACCACTGTCCGTATTAGTTTACCTTCCCCGCATCTTTCGTTGAGCATGTATTCTCAAGCTGCTTCCTAATAGCTGCTGGTATCGTGACAGATTGAGCCATTATTGGGCTCCTTATACATGCTAGACGAGATGGTGTTAATCACAGTCAATGCAAATGATATATGACTGGATAGGCCCTTGGTGAAACGACGAAATTATTGACGCCTTTTCAGGGTCGGAACATTTACTGCCGCTGAAAGAACCGGAGGAAGAGCGGGGCACTGGCTGTGCGGCCTGCCGAGatatacatatatatacagAGCAATAGTAGCATATTCTGTAGTTCTCCATGCAGTATGGATATGTTGATGTCAATATGAGATTAATAGGATGCAAGTGCAATTGAGCAAGATACAGTAAACGCATGTTAAAACAAGGCTAAAAGAACAGCTTCAAAGGGCAGAATAACAAACACCCACCTCTCAAATCTCAAAATCGAATCGCACTTGCCGTTTGGCGGTCTCCACCTTTCTTCGCCCAGTTCCGGCTTCGGACGTTCAACAGGAAAAAACCCATCTTCCGGTATTTACTCTCTTCCGCAACTGTTCCACCATAAATAAGAGTGGTAGACTTGCGTAGAAGCAAGGTGGCCGGCAAGAGCTCCCCAGCACGCATCCTCTTGCCGATAATCACTTCTGGCCGATATCATCATACATTTACGATAACCTCGGCCCCTCAAGTATCAAGCActcctttcccattccGTTCTGTTCCATACTTCACGAGTAGCTGGTTTGTCGTCTCGAACTACCTTCAGCGCTCTCGCCGATCGTCACCCTCCCGATTTACTCATTCCGTATCACACCGGACCACAGAGAGTGCACGGATCTTCGCGGCTGATTGCAACGATTATCCGCGAGTTCGATTACTATCTCTGAAGCCTAGTCTCCAGTATAGGATTTCGTGGCCGACGAGACTCCTGCAGATAGGAAGCGGAGAGGATATACGAAGGCCGAGAGAAGACGGCGGTATTTGGTGCGTGTCAAGTATGCTATCTCCGATTACAAGAGCTGACCTTGTGAACTTGCTTCGTCACTTCGGTGTTCAATCCCCAATATATCACTTGATGGTGTACCCTgcttttccccttcctttgGTGTCCGACCTGCCATTCCCACTGCCTTTTCGTTGTCATTTTGCCATCTCTCGCATGCGTGCTGTTCCATGCTCTGCCCCTGGATTCGTCATCATCTACCCGACATATCAGATTGCACGCTTTCAACAATCGATACACTTGCAGGTGGTCTCTAAAAGACTTATTACGCAAGATTTCGTTTTAGCGATCAACAATCTGAGACCTCCTTTGACATTGCTTTTGCCTGTGGACACCATCGGGCGTACACACCAATACTTTATCTTTTACGCCATCACCTTTTTGTTTACAGCTTCATCGACCGCGATCTATTTTGCATTTGCATCTCTCGAGTTTCAACAGCACGAGAGTTAGAGCACGCAGGCATACAccgaaggaaaaggcgaaggaagagtgcCGCCTTCCCATAGGGCACACCGTGAGTGCAGTAGTGACTTAGTTTCCGGTGTGTAGGCTTACGCTGGCACAATCACAGCCATACTATGgcccttccccatccaccaCAGGCCAGTTTTCACGGTCAATCTCAACCAACATATCATATACAACAAAATCAGATGATGTCCCAGCATatgcagcaacaacagGTTCAACAGACAGCCCAAGTTCAAGCTCAGGcgcaacagcaacaatcACAGAACCCACAGCAGTTTCATCAACAATATGGAATGGCAAGACCGGTTGGCATGAATAGTCTTGCATTGAatcagcagcaacagcatgCGCTACAACAAGCACAGGcgcggcagcagcaactTGTCCAggctcaagctcaagctcaagcgCAAGCTCAGGCTCAAACCCGAGCTGCCCAGTCAGGACAACAACAGGCTAATCAGCGTGTCATTCCGCCATCTCCccaccatccttccccttcaccaCATATGGGCCACCAATTTCAACCTGACCTGGCCTACCCTCATCCCCTTCAACAAGCGCCTAGCATGCATGTGAGCCAGATGTCTCCGCATTCCGCAAGGGCTGTTTCTGGAATGCCACAAGGTGTTCAAATAGACAATGCGGCTCATCCGAAAAATATGACGGGTGGATCAGTATGGATGCAAAACGCCATGGCCGGTCCCTCACAACATTCTGGTCAACCACCACAAACTCCTCAACCGTCACAATCCCAACAAGCGCAACCCGTcattcatcaacatcaactCCAACCATCTCATATACCGCACTCAACGCCCAcccctcaacctcaagtGCCTCCGCAAATACTTGGTCAGCCTCAAGGTCCGGGGCCTGGGGCCGCACCAGGACAAGGTCCAGCGACACAGGGTCCAGGTCAACGGGTGACTCAACAAATGGGACATGCACAACAGATGGAACAAGCAGAGTATGGGTTAGGGATGTCGATGGATGCGACAATGTCTCGAGCTGCTAATTCAAACCAAGGGCCTGTGAGATGGGATGCAGATCATGCGTAAgttctccctttcttcttcgttggAAAGGCTTTGCTAATGTAGATCTCAGTCTGAAAGCCTACGTACATGATTACCTGGTAAAGCATGGGTTTCCAGGGACTGCTGCTCAGTTCAACGTGGAAGCCGGTCTGAATGATGGGGGGATCCCCGTCAACGCTAGGGAAGGTGTTTTATATGAGTTAGTAATCGTTTGGAGCGCACCTTTCACATCTCTGACTCAGCGTAGATGCTGGAATATGTTTCTGGAATTATTTAGCGCAGGAAGAGGCGTACAGGCCGTCATACAACCAAGTTACTACACCGAGGCAAGTCATTTGAAGTGGTTGATGGAACATGTCTGACAAGATCATGATTAGTGCATGGCAAGGATGCGCTCAGTTCGTCAACATCAGATGGTTAACAATGTCACATACACGCCGCAAAACGTACAAACTGCCGCCAATCAACCTCCACAGCCTGCTTTCACTTCCCAGCAAATCATGGCTCTTCGACAGCAAGCTCAGGCAATGGGTCTGTCTCCACAGCAGACGAATCAGTATGTTCAACAGCAGGTGCAACAGGTACAGCAGCAacatcagcagcaacatcagcagcaacagcaacagcaacaacaacagcaacagcaacaacatccgcaacagcaacatcagcagcagaagcagcagcagcagcagcagcagcaacaacagcaacaacatgCAATGAtgcaacagcaacagcaacagcggTTCCAGTTTGCGCCCAACAGCTCGCCTACAACCATAGGAATACCTGCTTCTCGACAAGATCAGCAAGCTCAGCCAACCATGTATCAACCCCAACCTCAAATGGTGCTCCAACCGCCTGCTGTTGTGCGTACCTCAAGCCATTCCCCCATCAATCCTTCACCACACATGGTGCAACAGCCTCATCCGGGTGTCATGCCTTCCCCTAGCCAGCCCATGCGGCCACCTATCAGTGGTCTTATGGCGAATGGTCAGATGCGGATACCGTCTTCCGGGCCTCCACCAGCCACAAGGCGTGGGCAACCGCAGCCTCAGCCACAGCCTCAAGGCCACGCCCAGGGATACGTTGACCCCTCACAAACTCCCACCACCGCACCTAGTCCAGCTCAGGGCCATCAAGcgcatcctcatcaacttCAATCGGGACAAGCACAACATCCGCATCAACATACGCACCATCCTAATGCTCAACACGTGCCTCAGCCACAGCAACCGCAGATGATACCGactcagcagcaacaacacATGGTTCAAAACCAGCCGGTCAATGTACAAACTGCTCAGCAACGTGCCCAGCAATCTCTGACGGAAATGCATGCGCAAGCTCAAGTTCAGGCGCAAgctcaacaacagcaacagctgCTTCACTCTCAGCAACAAGCCCAAGCTCAGGCCGCTGCTCAAGCAGCTCAGCAAAGGGAACAGGCTATTCAGGCTCAACAACAGCATATACAGGCAGTGAACAATCAAATGTGGGAAGGGCTGGGAATCGGGCATGTCAACCATGGTGTAATGAACTACAGTGCTCAGAGTCTGGGGCTGGGTGGAAAAGATCCTCAGTCAATGggtgaggaggaaaaggtaaGCCACACTCCATTGTTAGTGTCGTAACAGAAGAACAGCAAATAATGGCTTGATAGCAACGCTTGATACATACGTATAAGCTAACTCTTCAAGAGAACCAGCGAAGAGCGATGATGGGAGCTCAGCAGTCTCAGCAGCAAACGCCTCAGATGCAACATCAAGGCCAGGGAGGTCAAGGACAGCTGCATCAGAATCAGCAATACATGATGATGCCATATCAACAGTCTGGGCACCCGCAAGGGCATCCAGGAATGAGGTGAGTAAACATTGTCTACTTACGTGACGCAACAGTTGACTAAGATTATATGTAGACCCAACGGTACTATGACTCGCAATCAGTCTTATGAGCTTtctcaacagcagcagcctcaGGGGGAAAATAAGGCTGCGCCTACACCCGGCTCATTGAATCAGTCAACCAATAACTCCACTTCGGCGTCTCAATCCGCTTCGACCCCCACAGCATCTACCGCAAACAAGCCCTCGCCGCCAGAAAGGAAGcgcaagaggaagaactcagagaaggaaaacaAGCCTTCAAGCCCGTTTGGGATGTCACAATCTGGCCAGGGACAAGGACAGGGACAACAAGGTCCAAGTGCCGGAGCAACAGGGCCTGTAACATCCGGGCTTAATGTTACTAATGATCCCGTAAGTTTCCTCGGAACTTCCACCTACGCAGTAAGGGGTGAAAGCTGAAAGTCTTGGACATAGATGCGTTCAGTACCTGGCACAGCACCGCCACGCCCTGTTTCGGCTTCACCACGCAATCCTACAAGACGTGAGAAACGGAACCAAGCTAAAGAGATGTTGCCCCCGCGCACCACGACACCAAAACCAGCATCTGGTGGCGGTTCAAATGCAGAGAGTGATGCgcgagagatgaaggagcgAAAGGAGACGACTGGACGAGGGGGAAAAGTCAATAGGACACCGAAAATGCCCAAGGAGGAATTACTGGTGAGTGGAATTGACATTCGTTGCGTTTAAAGCTAATGTTCGGACAGCGGGAGGCCCCCACACCGAAATCATTGAATCTATCTCCTAACGGCAACGTAATAAATGTCACAGATGTTAATCCCAATTCGACATCCACTCATGGCTTCACCCCTTCTCCGCCATCAGCATCAACCTCCACCCCTGCGAATGGCGCATTATCGCTGTCTTCTACAACACCTGCCAGTGGTCAGATATCTCTTCCCAACGACCTTTCCATGTCTCACATGGACTTTAGCATGGGGTTAGGTAGCATGGGTTTGGGTGGCATGGGTATGGAGTTCGCTATGGGCATGGGCCTCGGTGCGCTCGGTGGGATACACGACAACAATCATCAGGGGATGGGAAACAATAATGGTGGACCTGAAGGCAACAATGGTCTTGAGGATAACGGCGGAGATGCGAACGCGGGGAATGATTTGGATGCGTTAGCAGGCATAGGCCAAGATTTCGATTTTGGATTGTACCTCGCCGCCCtagatgaggaaggtgaaAATGGAGGTAGCAACGGAGGGAGTGGTGGGAATGGGGAGGTGATCGCATAAATGCCAGTGACATGGGATAGAAAGCgcgagggaaagagaaacatCATGTTGGCAATATCGCATTCTGTTCGTCAAGAAGTTAAAATCCTTTAGAGGTTCAAGAATCGTCTTTGGATAAGGTTTGCTGCTACATCTCATGGTCATCTACTCTTGAGTTTTTCTatttgtcttttttctctcgGCTCTACAATCGTCAGTCAGGGGCTTTCCATATACCCACCCATCTTTCGTGcttttgtcttctttttcattAATGGTAATGATCTCTCTTCGTCAGGTGTTTATTGGTCAATATTCAATATATAATGATTTCTTTGTTTTCCCTGCCATTTGGCTGGGAGATAGATGTGCTTGTCCTTGACATAGCTTATGCATAATGCGTACAATACGTGGTTTCCTTAGCATACACATCCTGAGCTGTTGATCTGATCTTGATACATGATGCGTGTGTCATTATGTGACGTTACCACCTGACAACTGAGCTGACAATGACGGCGCAACGACAGACAATATTATCTCAGAACATGATGGTATATCCGCAATCTATATATGATCCAATCGTGATCACTACAGTACCGGAAGAAAATGAGGGTGGGACGCAAGAGATATCCCGGGTAATCCCAATGTTTTTATCTCGAGTTTAGCCAGAActaggctcgacacaagcccctcgacggacatcGATCGGTCTCCGACGAGGACGACAGTGGTTATCAGAGCCTCCAAGGCAGACGGGTATTTTACACTTATGGCGCAATCATCGAAAACGTCCGGGAACAGCTATTCCCTTTTGGCCGACCCTCTATCAAAACAGGCTTATGAAAGATATATTGCAAGTTCCATCAATGGGAGAAAGAACTTGAAGCAGGCTTCAACCTCCTTTTTCTACGGTTTCGGTTCCAAGCGTCAAGCATAACCTAATTGTCCATAAGCGTCTTGCCAAGAAAGGGCATGTAGTTGTTAATCAGTGTCGTCCTCGTCGGAGACCGATCGATGTCCGTCGAGGAGCTTGTGTCGGAGCCTAAGCCAGAACTTGCACTTCCCGCACAACCGAACTTTCCGCCGGGGTCCAGACTGTTGTCCATATGATAGATCAACATTCATCCATTCATTTCCAATATTCGTTCACTTCCATTCACTTCTCATACCAACTTCGCCCTTCAGGACAAGCACAATCGTCGACATGCCCGCCGCCAGGCTCCGACTCGAACACAAGGTAAGTCTGTTTGCTCGCTTTCATAAACGAATCGAGCTGATCAAACACTAGGTTGCCATCATCACTGGTGCCGGCTCGTACGTTCCACCGAAATGGACAGGAAACCAGGATAGAACGGCCTTACTCACGGTTTATGAAACTACAGCGGTATTGGTCTTGAGACCGCCCTCCAGTTTGCCGCTGAGGGCGCCCGACTCGTCATCTCTGATATCAACCTCCCCAATGTCGAGGCTGCTGCCCAACTTATTAACGCCCATTTCCCAGAATGCGATGCTGTCGCCATCAAGTGTGATGTgggcaaggaagaggaggtgaaAGCCATGGTCGATAAGGCCGTGGAGGTGTTTGGAAGGTTGGATGTGCTCGTGAGTGGTCCTTTTTATCCTTATCAACAACACCATTAGCAATGTGATCAGGCCTGTGTACTGGAGTCTGACTCAAAGGACGATAATTAGTTCAACAACGCCGGCATCATGCATCCCGATGATGACAACGCCATCACTACCGAGGAGAAGATCTGGGACCTTACTCAGAATATTAACGTCAAGGGTGTCTGGTTTGGATGCAAGTATGGTATCTTGGCCATGAAGAAGGTACGCACCTATTTTGATCTGAAGCCATGGGTTAGCTATACCGACGTAAGTCATATAGAACAAGCCCGATCCTTCCAAGGGCCTCGGTATCGGCGGTTCTATCATCAACGTCGCTTCCTTCGTCGCCATCATGGGTGCTGCCACCCCCCAACTTGCCTGtacgcttcttctttctttctctttccgtGAGCTGGAGTTGATTTGGTGGATACAGATACCGCCTCCAAGGGTGCCGTACTCGCCATGACTCGTGAACTTGCAATGGTCCACGCCCGCGAAGGTATCCGATTTAACTCGCTCTGCCCCGGTCCTATCCGAACCCCTCTCTTGATGGATTTCCTCAACACCCCTGAAAAATTGAACAGACGAATGGTGCATGTACCTATGGGCAGGTTCGGCGAGGCTGTGGAGCAGGCCAAGGCTGTTGTCTTCCGTATGTGGTCACCTTCATCTATCCAAGGAATGATCGAAGGCTGATCGGAATTGTAGTCGCT
Proteins encoded:
- a CDS encoding short-chain dehydrogenase, producing MPAARLRLEHKVAIITGAGSGIGLETALQFAAEGARLVISDINLPNVEAAAQLINAHFPECDAVAIKCDVGKEEEVKAMVDKAVEVFGRLDVLFNNAGIMHPDDDNAITTEEKIWDLTQNINVKGVWFGCKYGILAMKKNKPDPSKGLGIGGSIINVASFVAIMGAATPQLAYTASKGAVLAMTRELAMVHAREGIRFNSLCPGPIRTPLLMDFLNTPEKLNRRMVHVPMGRFGEAVEQAKAVVFLASDDSSFINGTDFLVDGGLHKCYVTPEGEPALPGPTGLLATLSKTA